In a single window of the Melanotaenia boesemani isolate fMelBoe1 chromosome 22, fMelBoe1.pri, whole genome shotgun sequence genome:
- the LOC121633485 gene encoding LOW QUALITY PROTEIN: ribonucleoside-diphosphate reductase subunit M2-like (The sequence of the model RefSeq protein was modified relative to this genomic sequence to represent the inferred CDS: deleted 1 base in 1 codon) produces MSTARSPLSVKNENTLNTQMSGMLLDKENTPPSLNSSRVLASKTARRIFNETAPQAVKKSSIAMEKEEPLLKENPRRFVIFPIQYHDIWQMYKKAEASFWTAEEVDLSKDLQHWDTLKDEERYFISHVLAFFAASDGIVNENLVERFTQEVQVTEARCFYGFQIAMENIHSEMYSLLIDTYIKEPKEREYLFNAIETLPCVKKKADWALNWIGNKNATYGERVVAFAAVEGIFFSGSFAAIFWLKKRGLMPGLTFSNELISRDEGLHCDFACLMFKHLLNKPSSQTVVSIIRNAVEIEQEFLTDALPVKLIGMNCDMMKQYIEFVADRLLLELGFSKIYRVENPFDFMENISLEGKTNFFEKRVGEYQRMGVMSGPTDNAFRLDADF; encoded by the exons GTTGTTGGACAAAGAAAACACG CCTCCGAGTCTGAACAGCAGCCGCGTCCTGGCGTCCAAAACGGCGCGGAGGATCTTCAACGAGACTGCG CCCCAAGCTGTGAAGAAGAGCAGCATCGCGATGGAGAAAGAGGAGCCGCTGCTGAAGGAGAACCCTCGTCGCTTTGTCATCTTCCCCATCCAATACCACGACATCTGGCAGATGTACAAGAAAGCAGAGGCGTCCTTCTGGACAGCAGAGGAG GTGGATCTGTCCAAGGACCTGCAGCACTGGGACACTCTGAAGGATGAAGAGCGTTACTTCATCTCCCACGTCTTGGCCTTCTTTGCCGCCAGTGACGGCATCGTCAATGAGAACCTG GTGGAGCGCTTCACACAGGAAGTTCAGGTAACCGAGGCCAGATGTTTCTACGGTTTCCAGATCGCCATGGAGAACATCCACTCAGAGATGTACAGCCTCCTGATCGACACCTACATCAAGGAGCCCAAAGAGAG AGAGTACCTGTTCAACGCCATTGAGACTCTGCCGTGCGTGAAGAAGAAGGCCGACTGGGCGCTCAACTGGATCGGCAATAAGAACGCCACCTATG GAGAGCGTGTTGTGGCCTTTGCCGCCGTGGAGGGAATCTTCTTCTCGGGGTCGTTTGCTGCAATCTTCTGGCTGAAGAAGAGAGGTTTGATGCCCGGCCTGACCTTCAGCAACGAGCTCATCAGCAGAGACGAg GGTCTGCACTGTGAC TTTGCCTGTCTGATGTTCAAACACCTGCTGAACAAGCCGTCCTCACAAACGGTTGTCAGCATCATCAGGAACGCTGTTGAGATTGAGCAG GAGTTCCTGACCGACGCTCTGCCGGTGAAGCTGATCGGGATGAACTGCGATATGATGAAGCAGTACATCGAGTTTGTAGCTGACAGACTGCTGCTGGAGCTCGGCTTCTCTAAG ATCTACCGGGTGGAGAACCCCTTCGACTTCATGGAGAACATCTCTCTGGAGGGAAAGACCAACTTCTTTGAGAAGCGGGTTGGCGAGTATCAGAGGATGGGCGTGATGTCGGGTCCCACAGACAACGCCTTCAGACTGGATGCGGATTTTTGA